AAGAGCTAAAAGATTGAAAGCTGGAGAAGAAGTAATGCCTGATGCGTGGCTAATAGATGGTGGCTACGGACAAATGAATGTCGCTTTAGAAGTAAAAAGAAAGTATCAGATGGACATAAAAGTTTTTGCCTTAGCAAAACAGGAGGAGATGCTTTTGTGTGAAGACGGAAAAGAACTGTGTCTAATAGACCACCCTATTCTGTACAGAGTTTTTGGGCTTATAAGGGACGAAGCGCACAGTTTTGCTCTTTCTTATAGCAGAAAGCTAAAGCTCAAAGAAGACACGCACCATGTGCTTGACCACATAAAAGGTATAGGTGAGGTCAAAAAGAGGATCATATACAGAAACTTTGAAAACCTCTATGAGTTGTTAAAAGCAGATGAAGATGTGTTAAAAAGAATGGGCATAAATCCAGCCATAAAGCAGGAGGTGAAAAAGTACCTTGAGGGTGATCAATGAAGTGAACTTTTTCAGCTACTTTTTTTCTTCTTTGGTAGCAGGGTATGTAATGATGGCCGTGGATATTATGATGGACGGTTTTCTGGGACTTTTTGGCACTTACAGAGAGTATCTGAACATAATAAAACAGTTTGGTATGTTTAATGGTTTTGAAGATGTGATCATGGTCTTGGGACACATGATAAACTCTGTGGTCCTTGCTCTTTTCTTTGTGCATCCTGCTGTTTATCGTAGACTACCCTTCAAAGGTGGCATAGCAAAGGGTATTGTTTTTGGAGCCTTTTGGCATGTGTGCGTCGTACTCTTTCTTTTTATAACCTCCTTGGGTGGTGCTAAATTTTCTATAACTATGATGTCTGCTTCCCTTTCTAGCCAAGTTTCTTTGTTCCTCCTTCACCTTGTATGGGGAGCGGTGTTAGGTCTTCTTTACTGGCAAAAAGATTAAAGCTCAAGAAGTCTATCCAAATAAACAGCACCACCTACTGCCGGTATGTCTCTTCCGAAAAGACTGTAAAGTTTGTCGTACCTTCCTCCTCCTGCTAAAGGATAACCAAGCCGTGGGTGAAAAACTTCAAAGACTATTCCCGTATAATAAGGTTGTAGCCTAATCTCTGACAGATCAAAGATCACAGGAATGTTCTCTAAGTACTCGGATATCTCAAGTAGCTCTTCACACTCCCTAGAGAACTCACCGTGCTTACTTGCAAACTCTTGAATCACCTCTTTACCACCTTGCATGTAGAGAAGTTCCGTAAGTTCTGTATAACTTTGTAGCTCTGAGAAGTTCTTTTCAAACATGGCTTTTATTATTCTGTGTTTGTCTGGATATTTTTCCAACATACGGTTTACTATACCCATATGACCTACATTTACCACAAAGTCCATTACAGAACACATCCTTAGGTATTCGCAGAGCTTTCTTATTACCTCTGCATCACTGTATACTTCTTTAACGCCCAAGTGTTCTATGCCCATCTGAAACCTTTCTAAATCACCCGCAAGTGAAAACACATTTCCCCAATAAAAAACTTTTAACGGTAGTTCCAAGTGTCTTAAACTTGAGAGAAACCTTGCAAGACTTACTGTCCAGTCTACTCTAAGACTCAAAAAGCTACCATCCTGACATGTCCCTACGAAAAAAGGTTTGTAGTGCTGAATGATAATCTTATGCTCGTGTTTTTCTATAGTAGGGAGTATAAGAAAATTATAGTCTTCAAACACTTGGCACGCCTTTAAAAAAGACTGTTTTAGCCTTTCAGAATCGTCAAAAGAAAAGAACCTTTCTTCAACGGGCATATTCTCTCCACTTTTGAACTAACTCCTTATCTACATCTACGAGGATCACCTTTTCAAGATTTACTGGTTTGAATTTTTCTATCTCTTCTATCATAGCCTTTGCTGCAATGTCCTTTGGAAGCCTTCCTACACCGGTTCCCATCCCGGGTATAGCTATACTTTTAAAACCCATCTTGTCTGCAAGCTCAAGACTTGCCCTCAGTGCCTTTCTCACCTTTTCCTCAGTGGTAGCCATCGCTGGCTCTTCCATGGTGGGTGCGTGTATAACTCCTTTAAAGGGAAGACTGCCTGCAGTGGTTATGATGGCAGAGCCTACAGGAATAGGAGCTTTACTGACCGCTTCCTCTTCAATGATACTACCGCCTGCCCTTTTTATAACGCCCGCGACCCCACCACCCATGTATCCAAGAGAGTTGGCTGGATTTACTATGACATCTGCCTCTACTTGTAGCAAACTGCCTTCTATTATAACTATCTCCATAACCCAAAGCGTCCCCGGGAGGAGTCGAACCTCCGACCTCGAGATTAGGAATCTCGCGCTCTATCCTCCTGAGCTACGGGGACTAATACTTAATATATCACACCTCATCAGAGAAAATTATCTTTGGAACTTCAGCTTTTATTATCCCCCTTTCTTTACCCCACTGAAGCATTAACCTAACTGCCTGTCTACCATCTTCTCCGTAATCTACAGTTCTTTGGTTCACGTACATACTTACAAACTTCTTTGTTTTCTCTTGGCTATCCTTTATATCCCTTGCGTAATTCTTAGCATACTCTAAGGCTTTTTCTTGGTTAGAAAGAGCGTATTCCACACTTCTTTTCATTACCCTTTCCACTTTCTTTATAGTTT
The Hydrogenobacter hydrogenophilus DNA segment above includes these coding regions:
- a CDS encoding ATP phosphoribosyltransferase regulatory subunit; translated protein: MPVEERFFSFDDSERLKQSFLKACQVFEDYNFLILPTIEKHEHKIIIQHYKPFFVGTCQDGSFLSLRVDWTVSLARFLSSLRHLELPLKVFYWGNVFSLAGDLERFQMGIEHLGVKEVYSDAEVIRKLCEYLRMCSVMDFVVNVGHMGIVNRMLEKYPDKHRIIKAMFEKNFSELQSYTELTELLYMQGGKEVIQEFASKHGEFSRECEELLEISEYLENIPVIFDLSEIRLQPYYTGIVFEVFHPRLGYPLAGGGRYDKLYSLFGRDIPAVGGAVYLDRLLEL
- a CDS encoding ADP-ribose-binding protein; the protein is MEIVIIEGSLLQVEADVIVNPANSLGYMGGGVAGVIKRAGGSIIEEEAVSKAPIPVGSAIITTAGSLPFKGVIHAPTMEEPAMATTEEKVRKALRASLELADKMGFKSIAIPGMGTGVGRLPKDIAAKAMIEEIEKFKPVNLEKVILVDVDKELVQKWREYAR